DNA from Mycobacterium sp. SMC-8:
CGAGGCTGCCCAGCGCCAAGATCATCGCCGTGCTCACCAGGGACTGCTTGTTGACCAGTGCCCAGCCGATACGCAGGCCGGTGGCCAGCCCCAGGAGACCGGCGATCACCCAGACGATCAACCAAACGCCTCTCCGAGACGGACCTGGACGATCGAGGATCGGTCCGAAGGCAGCCGTCCGAGCCGGTAGATCAGCAGTGCGGCGAAGTCCTCTGCCTCCTGCTCGGCGTCCTCCCCGCTGGGTCCCATGCAACCGGTGCGCTGATTGAGCATGTAGCCGATGAGTTCCGAGCTGGCCAGCTCGGTGCTCTGCCTCGCCGCCTGCACCACCGGGATCCCCTCGTGACCCAGCACGAGATGCCCGAGTTCGTGGGCCAGCGTTCGATCCCAGGCGGGCAGCCCCTGCTGGATCAGGAAAACGTCATGGTCGGCGTACTGCCGCCACTGTCCGCACACACCCGGCGGCAGTTCGGCCGTGGCGAGTTCGATGGGCCTGCCCCGGTTTTCACTGACGGCTTCGACCAGACGCGGTAGTGACACCTCGCCATGGCGCGGGGCCAGGGCGAGCACGTCACTGACCGCTCTGGTGACGCTGCGGCTCGCGGGCATGAATCCTCCTCTCGGTGGAGTCCACTATGCGCGCCCGTCCCGGCGGGATGGGCGCCACTGTCAGTTCATGAAGCGCGCGGTGGCGGCGGTGCGCACTCCTTGTCCGGCTCTGGCCTGTCGGTAACCGACCAGCCCCCCGGCCCCGGTGAGGACCAGTAACCCGGCCAGTCCGGGCAATGCCAGCGCCGCAATCTGGGATATCCCGGCTCCGCGCAGATAATCGCCGTATCCGACCCGGTTGGCCGACGCGGGGACAGTGAGGTCGGCCCCGACCGTGGTCGTCGTGGTCTGCTGCCGAGGCGGCGGTTTCTCGGCGAACCGGCGAGGACCGGCGGACGTCGCGGGACCCGAGCCGGCAGCGGCAGGTCCCGGCGCACCGCCGACGGCGGGGACGGTGATCAGGATCGGCACGCTGACCGGCGCCTCGGGCAGGTCACCGGCGGCGACGCCGACATCGGGCACCACGTCCAGCACGTCGGGATGCTCGGGTTCACCGACCGGCGGTTCGACTCCGGGCCGCATGACCCCGCCCGGCACCGGCCGGATCGAAGGCACCCCCTGCGGCGGCCCTTCGCCGTAGTCGTTGTCGGATCCGGGCCCGTCGTCGGGGATGTCGGACCAGGGCCACGGCGGCCACGGCCAGGGCCAGCCCGGTTCGCAGTCCTTGTCTGCGCCCTCGCAACAGGGCGGACGCGGGCTCAGCGCACCGTCGTCCTCGGCGCCGGGCTCGTCGGATACGGGCGGGGACTCGGTGCTGTCGCCGCCGTCGTCCTTCCCCTCCGCATCGGGAGAGGAGTCGGGATCCAGGTCCGGTTCGCCTTCCTGGCCGTCCCCGGCATCGTCGCCAGGCTTGGCCCCGTCGGGGTCGCGCCCGTCGGCGGCACCGCCGAGGGTCTCGGGGCGGGCGGGGCTGTCGGCGACGTCCTCGGCCGGCGTGCGGGTGTCGGCCGAAGCGGTGGCGCCACCACCGACCAACAGCCCGGAAATCACCAGGCAGGCTGCTGCAGCGACACGCGCACCCCCACCCACGTTGTCACCACCCTTCGGCGAACCGCGCCGCCGTCTGACCCCGATGTGGGTCGATTCTCGCACAACCGGCCTGTTCCGTTTGCTGCGTGGCGCAAACCGGCCCATCATCCAGGGCGCGGGGACATCCGGTCCGGCCGTGAACGCTAGTGTTGGTCACCATCACCGCCGAATCGGCGGCGGACGTGCCGATGAGTCGACTGGGAGGCCGCAGGGATGAGTCTGTTCAAACGACGGAAATCCCGCGCCACCCGGAAGGCGGAGGCCCGCGCCATCAAGGCCAAGGCCAAGCTGGAAGCGAAACTGTCGGCCAAGAACGAGGTCCGCCGGTTCAAAGCCGAGCAGAAGGCGCAGGCCCGCGCGCTGCGATCCCAACTGAAGGCGCAGCGCGACAGTGACCGCGCCGCGCTCAAGGTTGCTGAGACGCAATTGAAGGCCGCCCGTGAGGGCAAACTGTTCTCGCCCAGCCGGATCCGCCGGGCGCTCACCGTGTCGCGTCTGCTGGCTCCGGTGGTGGTGCCGCTGGTGTACCGCGCGTCGATCTCGGCCCGCGGACTGATCGACGAACGCCGCGCCGACCGGCTCGGTGTCCCGCTGAGTCAGCTCGGCCAGTTCTCCGGGCACGGCGCGCAGCTGTCGGCCCGGATCGCCGGCGCCGAGCAATCGCTGCGCATGATCGCCGAGAAGAAGCCCAAGGACGCCGAGACCAAGCAGTTCGTCAATGCGATCACCGAGCGGCTGACCGATCTGGGGGCCGCCGTGGCCGCCGCCGAGAACATGCCGTCCGCCCGCCGGCGCACCGCCCACGCGGCGATCGCCGAGCAACTCGACGGCATCGACGCCGACCTGATGGCCCGCCTGGGCGTGGTCTGACCCTCTTGTCCAGAGGCCCGGCGCGACTGCGCGGCGCGGCTGCAGGGCTGCTCACGGCAGCCCTGACCCTGGCGGCGCACAGTGCCGGCGGCGGGCTGCTCCCCGTCGGGGCGTCGGCTGTCCAGCTGGTCCTGGTCGCCGCGGTCGTCGCGGCCGTGACCTCGGCAGTCCCGCGCACCGACCGGCTGCCGGTGCTGGTGGGCGTGCTGGGCGCCGGCCAGGTCATCGGGCATGCGGTGCTCTCGGTGCACGGTCACCCGCACAGCGCGCCCCCTGCCTCCGCGATGGCGGCGGCACACATCCTCGCGGTGGTGGTCGGTGCGGTGCTGATCGAGATGGCGGCGCGACTGTGCCTGGCGCTGTCGACTGTCCTGCGGATCTTCCGGTCTCGCGGCGTCGCGGCCCCCGCCGCTGCGACGACCACGGCGGTGCGGACTGTCGATCACCCGCTGCGTTCCACCCTGCTGCTCGCCTTCTCCATGTCGCACCGAGGGCCGCCGGTCACTGCGCACCGCTGACCGCAACCTTCCGCTCGACTCCAGAAAGCACAATCGAATGACTGTTGTACAGCGTGCCATGCACGCGTTGCTCATCACCGCCGTGACGTTCGGGCTGGCCGCCGGCGCGCTCGGCTCCGCGTCAACGGCGTGGGCGCACGCCGCCCGCATCGCCAGCGACCCCGGCGAGAACGCCGAGTTGGAGCTGCCGCCCTCCTCGGTGAACGCGACGTTCAACGAACCGATGCAGAGCCAGTTCGCGGCGATGACGGTGGTCGGCCCTGACGGCGCGCTGTGGTCGGACGGCGATCCGACCGTCAACGGCGCCGTCATCGGCGTGGCGGTCCGGCCCGGCGGGCCGGCGGGTGAGTACACGGTGAACTACCGCGCCACCTCCGCCGACGGCCACGTGGTGACCGGGTCCTGGTCCTACCGTGTCCGCACGGCGGCGCCCGCCGCTGCGTCCCCGACCGCCGAAGTCCCCGACACCAGCCCGGTGGCGGCACCCGCCGAGAACGACCGTGCCAGCGGGAGTGTCCCGGTCTGGCCGTTCGTGGTCGCGGCGGTGGCACTCGTCGCGGCCGGCGCGTTGTGGGCGGTTCGGCGCCGGTCATGATCCGCGGGAGGGCGGTGACGGGCGGACTGCTCGTCACCGCGGCGGGTTGCGTCGCGGCGTGGGCGCTGGCCTACCCGTCGGCTCCGCTCGCCGGGGCGGCGGTCAGGACGCTCGCCGATGCCGCCGCCGTGGTCGCACTCGGGCTCACCGCCGTGCCCGTGCTCGACGGCGCCCGGCACCGCGACGAGCTGGCCCGCCGCGCAGGGGCTCCTCTGGTGGTCGCCGCGGCGGTGTGGGTGGTGGCCGAACTGGTCCGGCTCGTGGTCGCGGCGTCCGAGGCAACGGGCACCTCGGTGGTGCGCCTGGCAGCGGAACAGACGTGGCAGTTCGCTGCCCACACCGCCGTGGGCCGGGCCGGCCTGCTCACGGTGATCACCGCGGTGGCGGTGGGCGTCCTGGCGGTGGCGGCGCCGCGGTCCGGACCGGCGGGCACCGTCGCGGCAGGGCTGGCCGGCATCGGCATCGTGGGCCACCCGCTGACCGGCCACCTGTCGGACAGCCCGGTCGGCGGGGCGGCGGTCGCGGTGCACGCGCTGGCAGCGGCACTGTGGTGCGGGGCGCTGGCCGCACTGGTGCTGACGGTCGATCACCGCGGGCAATGGGCGCGGGTGCTGCCCCGGTTCTCCCAGTTCTCTCTGGTCTGCGTGGCCGCGCTGCTTCTCGGCGGCATCGTCGCCGGGATGACGGTGCTGGAAAGCCCCCGGGACCTCTATGCCACGGGTTACGGCCGGGTGTTCTCGGCCAAGATCGCGCTGACGCTGCTGCTCATCGGGCTGGCGTGGCGCAACCGCGGGTGGTGGCTGCCCGCCGCCCGGACGCACCGCAGCACCGCCGCGGTGTCCCGCAGCCGGGCGTACACCGAACTGGCATTGATGGCGGTGACGTTGGGCGCGGCGGCGACGCTGTCGGTGACCGGCTGACACCGAGATGAGCCCGGGTAGCCAGCTGGCATGATGGGAACACTGCCGGTTGCACACATTTTTCAAAGGAGCAGAGATGGCAGACCAGCCGGATCGGCCAGACGAAAGTCCCGATGCCGCAACCCCGGCGGTGCCTCCCCCGGCCCCGCCCGCGAAGAAGGCCGCCGCCAGGAAAGCCACGCCCGCGAAGAAGGCCGCACCGGCCAAGAAGACTCCGGCGGCCAAGACTCCGGCCAAGAAGGCTCCGGCGAAGAAGGCGGCGGTGAGAAAGGCCGCGCCTGCGAAAGCACCCGCCAAGAAGACGCCGCCCGCCAAGGTCGACCTGGCCGCGGCCGCCGAAGAGACTGCAGCGCAAGCGAAGTCGACCGTCGCAACGGCCAGTACCGCGATCACGGCGCCAGTCCCCGTGCCACCGGACAGTCGCGACTCGTCACGCCTGCCCATCGCGGCGGCGCTGGTCACCGGCATCCTGGCCCTCCTGGTCGTTGTGCTGGCCGCAAGGCGCAACAGCGGGCACTGACCCGAAAACCCTTGACCCTCACGTGGCGTGAGGGTCGATAGTGATGCCATGAGCACCACTCGTTCCGTCGGCGCCGTCGCCGAACTCACGGGGGTGTCGGTGCGCACGCTGCATCATTACGACCACCTCGGTCTTGTGGTGCCCAGCGTGCGATCAAGTGCGGGCTACCGCGGGTACACCGACGCCGACGTCGAGCGGCTGCACCTGGTGCTCGTGTACCGCGGTGCGGGTCTACCTCTGGAGGAGATCCGCACGCTGCTCGACGACGCGACCGTCGATGTGGTCGAGCACCTGCAACGCCAGCACAAGCTGCTGCTGGAGCAGGCCGACCGTCTCCAGCACATGATCACAGCAGTGGAGGAACTGATGGACGCACATCGCAGCGGGGTCCAGCTGACCGCCGAGGAACAGATCGAGATCTTCGGAACCGCCGTCGCCTCTGGCGAATACGCCAAGGAGGCCGAACAGCGCTGGGGCGGCACGGAGGTGTGGCGGCAGTCCCAACAGCGCAGCGCCGAACTCACCAAGCAGGACTGGATCGAGGTGAAGGCCGAAGGCGATGCCCTACTGGCCGCGTTGGCCGAGGCCAAGCGGGCCGGTGTGGCGCCGGGGTCGCCTGCCGCCGAGGAACTCCGTGTCCGGCACCGGGACTCGATCGAACGGTTCTACGACTGCGACGACGACATGCACCGCTGCCTGGCCCAGATGTACCTCGCCGATGAGCGCTTCACCCGCTACTACGACGACGCCGAGCCCGGGCTGGCACAGTTCGTGCACGACGTCATCGTGGCCGGGTACGACGGCGACTGAGATAATCGCCGCGTGACAGTGACTCCGCGTCCCACCGCTGACCTGGTCGACGAGATCGGCCCCGATGTCCGCAGCTGTGACCTGCAGCTCCGCCAGTACGGAGGCCGTACGGAGTTCGCCGGTCCGATCACCACGGTGCGGTGCTTCGAGGACAACGCGCTGCTCAAGTCGGTGCTCTCGGAACCCGGCGGCGGCGGGGTGCTGGTGATCGACGGGGACGGATCGGTGCACACGGCGCTGGTCGGCGACGTCATCGCCGAACTGGGCCGGTCCAACGGGTGGTCCGGTTTGATCGTCAACGGCGCGGTCCGGGACGCGGCCACGCTGCGCACACTCGACATCGGCATCAAGGCGCTCGGCACCAACCCGCGCAAGAGCACCAAGACCGGTGAGGGCGTGCGCGACGAGGCCGTCGAGTTCGGCGGGGTGGTGTTCACGCCCGGCGACATCGCCTACAGCGATGACGACGGGATCGTCGTCATCGCCGCAGACTGATCACGCCGATCACGCAGAGGCGGTCACCGGCGCCTGGTGCCGCGAGAACGCCAGCGCCTCGTCGTCGACCTTGCCCCGCCGGATCAACTGCAGGTCCAGCAGATAGTTCTGCTTGAGCCGCCACGGTGCCCGCGACCCCTGCTTCGGCAGGTAGTCGAGCGCCCGCAGCACATAGCCGGGGGTGAAGTCCATCAGCGGCCGCTCGTCGACAGCCGTACCGGGATGGCGCGGCTCAACCGTGTCATAACCCTTGCTGTCCATGTGATTGATGACACGGCAGAAGAATTCGGAGACCAGGTCGGCCTTCAGCGTCCACGACGCGTTGGTGTAGCCGATCGTGAACGACATGTTGGGCATGTTGGTCAGCATCATGCCCTTGTAGGCCATCGAGTCGTTGAGTTCCAGCGGCTCCCCGTTGCGGGAGATCGCCGCACCGCCGAACAGCTGAAGGTTCAAACCCGTTGCCGTGACGATGATGTCGGCATCGATGTGCTGGCCGGAGGCGAGCTGGATGCCGGTCTTGGTGAACCGCTCGATGGTGTCGGTGACAACGTCGGCCTTGCCGGACCGGATGGTCTTGAACAGGTCGCCGTTGGGGGCCAGACACAACCGCTCGTCCCACGGGTTGTAGCTCGGCCCGAAATGCTTGGCGACATCGTAGCCTGCGGGCAGTCGGCGCTCAGCCATCGTCATCAACGTCTTACGCATGAAATTCGGGAACTTGCGCGCGATCTGATACTGCACGGACTGGAAGATGATGCTCTTCCACCGGTTCACCACGTAGGCCGCCTTGGTGGGCAGGGTCTTGTTCATGCGGACCGTGAACGGGTCCACGTCCGGCAGTGAGCCGATGTACGTCGGCGAGCGCTGCAGCATCGTCACGTGGCCGGCACCCGAATTCGCCAGCGCCGGAATCAATGTCACCGCGGTCGCCCCACTGCCGATGACGACGATCTTCTTGCCCGTGTAGTCCAGCTCCTCCGGCCAGTGCTGCGGGTGGATGATCGTGCCCTCGAAATCGTCCGAGCCGGCGAACTCCGGCGAATACCCCTCGTCGTAGTTGTAGTAGCCGCTGCAGGCCATCAGGTACTTCGCGGAGATCTCGATCTGCTCACCGTCGCGCTCGACCCGCACGGTCCACCGGTTGTCGGCGTCGGACCAGTCGGCGGACTTCACGTCCTGCCCGTAGCGGATGTGCTTGTCGATGCCATACTCGGCGACCGTCTCCTTGAGGTAGGCCATGATCGACGGCCCATCGGCGATGGCCTTCTCCGATGTCCACGGCTTGAACCGGAAGCCCAGAGTGAACATGTCGGAATCGGAACGGATGCCGGGGTACTTGAACAGATCCCAGGTACCCCCGAGATTGTCCCGCCGCTCCAGGATTACGTAGCTCTTGGTCGGGCAGCGATCCTGCAGATGCCAGGCGGCACTGATACCGGAGATTCCGGCGCCCACGATGACAACGTCGACAAATTCGGTCATGGTGTCAAGCTATCAACGCCATGTCGAAGCAGTCAACAGTCTGTTGAGAAACTCGACACAGTGTAAAGTCGCTGTTGTGACTGCCGCCCGACAAGCCCGCCCCGCCCGGGGTCGGCGCGCCGCCCGACCCTCTGGTGACGATCGGGAACTGGCGATTCTGGAGACCGCCGAACGCCTCCTCGAGGACCGTTCCCTGGCCGAGATCTCCGTCGACGACCTGGCCAAAGGAGCGGGCATCTCGCGGCCCACGTTCTACTTCTACTTCCCGTCCAAGGACGCGGTGCTGCTCACGCTGCTGGAGCGCGTGATCGCCGAAGCCGATGCCGCGCTGGCACAGTTGATCGCCGACCGGCCCGCCGACCGCCGCGCGATCTGGCGTCGCGGTATCAACGTCTTCGTCGAGACCTTCGGCGCCCACCGCGCGGTCTGCGCCGCGACCGTCGGGGTGAAGAACTCCAACTCCGAGGCCCGAGCGCTGTGGGCGACCTCGATGCAGCGGTGGATCGACCACATCGCTGCGGTGATCGAGGCCGAGCGCGCCGACGGGACCGCGCCGGTGACCGTGCCGGCCCGCGAGTTGTCGACCGCGTTGAACCTGATGAACGAGTCGGTGATGACCGCCGCCTTCGCCGGCCATCAGCCGTCCATTCCCGATCACCGCGTGCTCGACAACCTGGTGCACATCTGGACCACCAGCATCTACGGCACGGCGGACTGACCTGTCGGTGCGTGATGCGAACATATGTTCGTGTCCACCGCGGCCGTCCTGCACGCTGATCTCGACTCGTTCTACGCCTCGGTCGAGCA
Protein-coding regions in this window:
- a CDS encoding ImmA/IrrE family metallo-endopeptidase, whose protein sequence is MPASRSVTRAVSDVLALAPRHGEVSLPRLVEAVSENRGRPIELATAELPPGVCGQWRQYADHDVFLIQQGLPAWDRTLAHELGHLVLGHEGIPVVQAARQSTELASSELIGYMLNQRTGCMGPSGEDAEQEAEDFAALLIYRLGRLPSDRSSIVQVRLGEAFG
- a CDS encoding DUF6474 family protein, whose translation is MSLFKRRKSRATRKAEARAIKAKAKLEAKLSAKNEVRRFKAEQKAQARALRSQLKAQRDSDRAALKVAETQLKAAREGKLFSPSRIRRALTVSRLLAPVVVPLVYRASISARGLIDERRADRLGVPLSQLGQFSGHGAQLSARIAGAEQSLRMIAEKKPKDAETKQFVNAITERLTDLGAAVAAAENMPSARRRTAHAAIAEQLDGIDADLMARLGVV
- a CDS encoding copper resistance CopC family protein — its product is MTVVQRAMHALLITAVTFGLAAGALGSASTAWAHAARIASDPGENAELELPPSSVNATFNEPMQSQFAAMTVVGPDGALWSDGDPTVNGAVIGVAVRPGGPAGEYTVNYRATSADGHVVTGSWSYRVRTAAPAAASPTAEVPDTSPVAAPAENDRASGSVPVWPFVVAAVALVAAGALWAVRRRS
- a CDS encoding copper resistance D family protein codes for the protein MIRGRAVTGGLLVTAAGCVAAWALAYPSAPLAGAAVRTLADAAAVVALGLTAVPVLDGARHRDELARRAGAPLVVAAAVWVVAELVRLVVAASEATGTSVVRLAAEQTWQFAAHTAVGRAGLLTVITAVAVGVLAVAAPRSGPAGTVAAGLAGIGIVGHPLTGHLSDSPVGGAAVAVHALAAALWCGALAALVLTVDHRGQWARVLPRFSQFSLVCVAALLLGGIVAGMTVLESPRDLYATGYGRVFSAKIALTLLLIGLAWRNRGWWLPAARTHRSTAAVSRSRAYTELALMAVTLGAAATLSVTG
- a CDS encoding MerR family transcriptional regulator, yielding MSTTRSVGAVAELTGVSVRTLHHYDHLGLVVPSVRSSAGYRGYTDADVERLHLVLVYRGAGLPLEEIRTLLDDATVDVVEHLQRQHKLLLEQADRLQHMITAVEELMDAHRSGVQLTAEEQIEIFGTAVASGEYAKEAEQRWGGTEVWRQSQQRSAELTKQDWIEVKAEGDALLAALAEAKRAGVAPGSPAAEELRVRHRDSIERFYDCDDDMHRCLAQMYLADERFTRYYDDAEPGLAQFVHDVIVAGYDGD
- the rraA gene encoding ribonuclease E activity regulator RraA, whose amino-acid sequence is MTVTPRPTADLVDEIGPDVRSCDLQLRQYGGRTEFAGPITTVRCFEDNALLKSVLSEPGGGGVLVIDGDGSVHTALVGDVIAELGRSNGWSGLIVNGAVRDAATLRTLDIGIKALGTNPRKSTKTGEGVRDEAVEFGGVVFTPGDIAYSDDDGIVVIAAD
- a CDS encoding NAD(P)/FAD-dependent oxidoreductase — protein: MTEFVDVVIVGAGISGISAAWHLQDRCPTKSYVILERRDNLGGTWDLFKYPGIRSDSDMFTLGFRFKPWTSEKAIADGPSIMAYLKETVAEYGIDKHIRYGQDVKSADWSDADNRWTVRVERDGEQIEISAKYLMACSGYYNYDEGYSPEFAGSDDFEGTIIHPQHWPEELDYTGKKIVVIGSGATAVTLIPALANSGAGHVTMLQRSPTYIGSLPDVDPFTVRMNKTLPTKAAYVVNRWKSIIFQSVQYQIARKFPNFMRKTLMTMAERRLPAGYDVAKHFGPSYNPWDERLCLAPNGDLFKTIRSGKADVVTDTIERFTKTGIQLASGQHIDADIIVTATGLNLQLFGGAAISRNGEPLELNDSMAYKGMMLTNMPNMSFTIGYTNASWTLKADLVSEFFCRVINHMDSKGYDTVEPRHPGTAVDERPLMDFTPGYVLRALDYLPKQGSRAPWRLKQNYLLDLQLIRRGKVDDEALAFSRHQAPVTASA
- a CDS encoding TetR/AcrR family transcriptional regulator, which produces MTAARQARPARGRRAARPSGDDRELAILETAERLLEDRSLAEISVDDLAKGAGISRPTFYFYFPSKDAVLLTLLERVIAEADAALAQLIADRPADRRAIWRRGINVFVETFGAHRAVCAATVGVKNSNSEARALWATSMQRWIDHIAAVIEAERADGTAPVTVPARELSTALNLMNESVMTAAFAGHQPSIPDHRVLDNLVHIWTTSIYGTAD